One Tribolium castaneum strain GA2 chromosome 6, icTriCast1.1, whole genome shotgun sequence genomic window, atttttttaatttcttgtttATTACCCCCGAATGCATGTAATTCGCGCAACGGACATTTGCGACGGTTTTATCATTGACATTTTGCCGTCACTACGTAGCTCAGCCTCCTCCTGGTTTAGTGTCACAAATTCCGCATCCATTGCGACTAAGTCGCCCTTTTTGGGGAATTCGTTGTCTGTTAGTGGTGTGAAAGTGATTGCTGAGGTGCCCCAACTGCGGGCTATGCACGCGTCTTCAGTGAAGACTTCCTGTTCACAAGgttaaataaagaatttttttaattatttttattcagtgtTTTCTAATCTTTAGTCTCAACCGAAATAACGAACGAAAAGTAATTCATTCTCTGTCGGAAACACAAGAAATCATAATTAAACGGCCAGTTTTTTACTGGCTTTGCTATTCGTTCGGTGGGAATGCATTGGTCCGTcaatatccaatgacaaacgccTTTAATCGTGTTGCAGTTTTTGTTCGCTAGATAAACTGGGAGgaggtaatttttacatttttattggtcagtTTATGCATTCGAGGAACAAATGAGGCGATAAACCGGCTTTGAAGGGCTGGCCCCTCCCACTAGAACTTCGTTTTAGATGCGAATAAATGGCGAATATTAatcgactccaatttttttttcttagaaaagCGTTTGTGTAGAAAGaagttttgatgaaaaaatcgaaaatcaaacaaatcgctatttaaataaattactacGTTTACGGACACCTTACTTACAGATATTTTTACAAACACTGTTgccaatgaaaaaaattgttacgaacaattcgttcgaaatttatgttattctagccggttttattcgatataaatattttgttttctcCCTTATTTTACAAGGTTTGATTAAAAAACGtctaaaagacaaaaataagacGAAATTTGTGACATGTTACCTGCTTTAGtccataaataataaaatggtgATAGTGATATCCTTACCTTTTCAAGCCCCTTAGCTGAAAATTTGCGTCGAAATTGATTTGATGatttaattttgcttattttactGGATTTAACTCGTTTTTGAGCAAGAAATAAGTTCTACGAACATTTTCCAAAGCAAATTTTCGTCAAAAGTGTTATTAAACACAGTTTTTCTGCGAAATTTCGCTAGGAAAGACCGAAAAAAAGCACCAAGTCAAGTCTAACGCTACATAATACTTGACTTTTTCGAgagttttagtaaatttttcagctagaaaaccaattatttcgcaaaattttgttaagagTAAGccgaaaaaacaccaaaataggtGGAAAATTGTActattttgcctttttcgaaagtttacgCACATTTTCGAAAgccaaaacaaacaattttaatccaaattgatataattttatcttatttcgctcgatttagcttgtttttgagcaaatttttttttaaatcagccAAAAAACCTATAAAGTGTGGTGGaaaatatgttatttttatgtttttgaagCAAATGTTTAGATTATGTTCTCAGTTTCTCACTAAACTACTTTTCTTTTCCCGAATATTTTCAATGGTTTCAGCCAGTAAAAGGAATTAAGtcttaaaattttctgagaaacaaaccaaaatttctgaaaactATGTAAATTCTGCttccttcaaatttttaaatacgtttttgAAACCAAAACCAATTCTTTTAttggagtttttttttgtaaaaattggtgaaaactAGATTTCGACCAGATTCATTTATTATCCaagaacaataaatttttagcaaaagtAATGTTATTTCTGCCTTTTTTTTGGGCATTTAAGCACGTTTTAGAgtaaaaatcacagtttggtAACcgagattttgcaaaaaaacaccGAAAATTACCAACTTAGATCcaaaattatcttattttgagcacgtttttcagccagaaacgaaattatttcgcaaaattttattaagagtaagccgaaaaatcaccaaaattggtggaaaattgtattattttgcattttttgagcatattttttaaagtcgaaacaattttaatccaaattgataCCATTTTACCTTATTTCGCGCGATATAGCTCGTTtgtcagcaaatttttaaaaaaatcagccaAAAACCTGGAAAGCTTGGtcgaaaaatttgttatttttatatttttcaagcaAGTAAATACGTGTTTAGGTTACATTCAAAGTTTCTCGTCAGAAACAGAGtgaacaaattaattattattttttttccgaaTATCTTGAAcggtcaaaaataatgttatttttgccgTTCTTGGGCATTTAAGCACGTTTTAGAGTTAAAATCACAGTTTATTTACCGAGATTTCGCTAAAAGACGCCgaaattatcttatttttgagcacgtttttcagccagaaacgtaattatttcgcaaaattttgtgaaaaattaatcGAAAAGTTCCTTCTTTGACTCTCGTTGAggtcaaaactaaatttttttcaaaaaatttacctaaaattaggaCACGAGACAAGAAAATGTAACCAAGGCCAGtgatttcgtaaaaaaaactCCGGACGTTTGTCATAAATCATAAAGAAGATTGTCATATAAAACTGTTCTAAATTCAGTCATTATTTTAGTGGTACATTACCTTTGAAATCGGCGGGGAAATCTCGGACTTCGCCTTCAAAATCCCCCTCGAAGAGTAGTACAAAATACAGGGAATCTTCCAGTCCAGACTGAACCACACAGCTTCTTGCATCGACACTGTCGATATACTAAAATCATTAAAGAGATACCACTTATGTTCCGACTGCGTTGTCTCCGACAAATACGAATCCGGTACTTTAATCAACGCCACAATATTACGTTTTTCACTCGACGCCGGATCATTAATATAACAAACAACAGCTGTTAAATCATACAACTCATCTTCAACCCTCTCTTCCCCCTCAACTTCCTTCTTATCCTCAACTTTCTCAATAATCAACTCGCCCTCTTTGAGCGCAATCGAAATCGAATGCGGCAGCCAATTGTTACTACAGTATGGATTATTAACAGGTGCTGGGGGCGGAACATTATCAAAACTGTGTCTAAAGCGACACCCTGGCCGCGAACAGTGGTCACCGTAACGACACGGCTTTGACGAACTCAGACTATTAATCTGGGGCGCTGTTGGCGGAGCTGCATTTTCCGTGACCTTAGCCACAACCTTATCCATCTGACTTTGCCAAAACTGCTTATGCTGCGGGTTGTGCAAGCCCGTGTTAATGGCCAAGAGTTTGGGAAGCGACTACAATCACACAATTGGTGGGAAGTACAGATTAGTATAAGTTAGGATGCGAAACGACCACAAATTTTGTGTATCTCGTTTCGCCTCCTACGCTACGAGAGGGCGCCACCTGGAGCACGCGTGTTTGTTGCGTCGGTGCGAACTTCTTGCACTCTTCGCACCACGCCGGTGTGGTTTGTTGCGAGCAAAGCGAACGCGTTAAAATATCGCAAAAACTCCATTCGTCACGTTCCGGTTCATTGGTCGGATAGATTAGGTTGCAGACGAGTAAAATCGATTCTTTTTTTACTTCGAGTTTGCACTTGAGACACGAGTGTTTTTGGATTTGTTTGGCGCCCAGTAATTGGATAATTTCACTCTCACTGTCGCGCTTCTCCTGCTCCATGTTCGCATTAACTTCTGAtgctacattaaaaaattacacgaGTTGTATACGAAATTTTTTCTCCAACCTGAACACTTTTTCCGGTCGTCTATGGCGGGAAAATCGGTCACGTTGTACGAAAACGgcgttttgttgttttttcgttcggtgtttttctttttggcTTCGGCAAGTTCGACGTGCAGTTGGTGGATAATGAAGCGGTTCCAAGACTGCAAAATTATGTTCTTTGactgcatatttttttaagtagtaCCTGAATCAAAGCTCctagatttatttttgttttttgatcaGGTGGTAGGTCGCTGTAGACAAGACTCAAGGCCGAAGCTTCGGGAATTGTGCGAAAAGCTCGTAGAAAGTTGGCCGGTTGACAGGGCGAATTGTTCGATGATGTTCGCAACATGTGGAACAAGAAACCCAATTCGCACGAtaaacaaaattctttattgcACAAATGGGACAGGAGAACGGCTCGGATTGGCTCGATGTAATACAACACCTTCAAATGTTTTTCAcacttgtagaaaaaataagcaGTGTCACTCGGTTACGTACTTGAATCATGGCGTTGCAGTAGGCGTTGGGTAGCGTCGCCTCGAGTCCCGTGTGACCTGTTTTGTTAAACTGGTCAAATTGGCACTCATCCGTGCCCAGTTTATTGTACTTGACGTCAATTTTGCGGTAACGTTTCGGAATCGCTATAAaaccttcagagtcgtccagTTTCGCGTTGCGATCGTGTTTGTTAAGCGCTCGTGCTTTGTTATTATCAATCTCGTACATGACCTAGAAAATCATTTAGTTAGGGGAGGGACCAAGAAAACCTCCCCGACTAAACTTAaaggttttattcgatttgaacaaaaatatcacaaaattagggaaaattcgtataaataataactaaaaatgaaattctctGGACTAGAACCGTTCCgaaacaattaacaaaaataaacagttgGTAACTTATCAGGCCTCACTTGATTTCTCCTCGTGGTGCGTGGATTGGGTGCGTAGCCAATCGGGCCCTTCATCTTCATCGTGCGCAGCACCTCCGGGTCTACGCCCACCGGACGCCTAAAATacccaaaataaaaaccaaaaagtcCCGAAGGTAATGATTTTTATTCTTAATCACCACCTCCTGGACTTAAACCCAAACCTGTAGCACTTTTTCATCAGATGTTCGGGCCAGTCTGACGACAGCCCGTCGTGACAAATCGGCATGGGAATCACAGCCAACGGCGTCTCAAAATCATCAATCGCAAAACTGGGGTACGTAACTAGGGGATCCCCATGTTCGGTCATCCGCGAATAGGAATTGAACAACGGCTGGGCCGTTGACGAAAACAAGTGAATCGAGCCGGTACTGTCCCCGAAAGCTAGGGCCTGACTGGTGGCGCTGATGTCAAAGGTTAGACACATTGCTGGAAATGGTCCAATGAGGAGGGATTTTTTACAAGGGCGGACAACAAACCAGGACTGTCCATCTGCATTAGACAGAGCCGAGGTTCAGCAAAGGCCACTGTATCTAAAATTTGGGCGTGACCAAGGGCCGAAACCACGGCCAAGCGCGACGACACCGACGGCAAAAAGCGCAAGTACAGAGGGTCTAGGACGGTCTGGATGGGCGTCACGGCGCGCATCATGCGCAGGTCGTACACCATCAGGAAGCGGTCCACGGTCAGGTTGCCGTGCCTATTTTTGacccgttttaaaaattaaaaacggaCGATTTTTGTCCAAAGTAAAATGAACATCCGATTTTTGTCACCGTAATTGGAATCAAGTGTTTTttaggtaataaataaataagtatccATTCATATAGACTTTTGGTCGACGAATAAATTTGGGATCAACAAAAATCTGGTCTCTGATTTTACTTTGGACAATGCCGTAAGCGTCcaatttttttcccaaaaatcaattttttcgcGAAAATTGTAACCCGGGCCCGCTTTACCTATTGCTGAAGCCACAAGTCACCAGAAGGTTCCCCTGGACGTCAAAATCGCTCAGACTGCCACTGTGCGTCTCTAGCGTATGTTCAGTGTTGAGTGTGTTGGGGTCCCTCAGGTCAATCCTGCCCAAGGGGTTCCCCGCGCAAACAAACCTACTATGGGGGCGCAACATAACGCAGCCAGGCTCCCCCACATCAACCTGCAAGTGGCGTTATGTAACCCCCACATTTAGCCAAACCCTCACTCACAACTTGCATTTCCTTGCACAAATCGATGTTAAAATCGATCAGTTTGCCGTGGTGCCCCCCCATCAGGAGCCTCGTCGCCCCCACTTGTAGCATACATTGCATTTCGTACATGTTGGCAGAACTGTAACATTTTCCCCGTAATAGTGTTTTTTCAACGGTCAGGACTTACGTGTGGGTGAAGACGGGGATCCCGCGCCTTATCTGATACCTTAGACTACTGGAAGTTAGCCCTAAAACCCCCTCGTTTATTGTAAGTACCTGTCGCACGTCTTCAGTCGCGTGGATTTGGAACGAGGTGTATTTCTGCATAGCGCCGGTGTAGTAGGACGTGACGTGGCCCTAAAACACCCCCTTGTAGCCGAAGCTATGGGAATGACAAGACTTACGCCCTGGTTGCCCATCCAGAGGAGCTCCTCATAGCGGTCAAACGCCAGGGCGCTCACCCCGAATCGGTCGCCCCCATCCGCTAGAATACACTGCGTTTGGACGTATTCTGACTCGATCCCCATCAGTTCGGGCACGTCCGGGGGCGGCGCCGCCACCGCAAGCTACAAATTAGCCCCGGTCAACACAACCTCACTTTTGCCAACCAAACAACCTACCCCGCTTTGGTCGAAAAACATGCTTAAAAAGTGTGTAGAAATAAAAAGAGGGATTAAAAACGACGTTTATGAGTATTTGTGCTACATATTAACTTATAAATTACTTTGTACATTTCAAACTGGACTGGGAATTGACAGGTACGGGCAGGCGGAATCGCGAAGTCCGGCTAAAGCGAATTACTTAAAGTATGTACTGGGTAAAATCACAGATTTTTTCCACTAGTCTACTCTTGGACAACGAATTCATAATCTaagaatttacaaaattgtttGGCTAGTTAGTGGCGCCGCCAAAATTGGGGCGGTGGAGGCCCTCAAGCTCAGCCAAGTGGCGGGATATTTGGATCTTGTGTGGGGTTAAAGAGGGTCGAATGGTtatttacgtttatttatgtaaatttcGCATGAGTCACAAAACCAAGTTTCATAACCCAATTGTATAATAAATCAAGTCCATACAAAATGGAGGCTTatgaacttaaaaaaatgtataactaatctaaaaacaatacaaaagaTTATGTTACCATAAATATATGACATAAATGACACCGCTACGCTACTGGCAGTATGAATGAAACGTGAGATTGCCGCGTGATCTTACAACTATTAGGTTTTCGATTAAAAAGTAACTAGAGTCACACTAACTTAAGAAAATGATGAAGAATTGCGTAAAAACAAACGAAAATGGAGGAGTCTAGGGCAATTCTTCAGCACGGAGAATATATCACAAAGAAACTATCACAAAATCCAACTTCCGGAGACTGGTCGCGCGGGATCAGTCTTTGGAAGTTGTGTAAGTTGTCCGTTTTTTTTGCATACAGGGATAACTATTACGATTATGAATACAAAAATATGTGTTACATATTGCGTAcaactaatttatttattgtggtTATAGATTTACGATGAGCAGTTTAGCCAGAATTGTAGGTGTCGTGAATTGAGATCAACACATGTGAGCATCGTCTTGAAAAATAGGAACATTTTCAAGTGTGAATTTAGCCGCCTACAACTTTGTTGCCTGCTCATGCTGAATACAGGTAAACAAAACGAACACCTTAACTCTAGTTACGGTTAGAAAACCATGTGATACAcgaaatatataaataaattactccTAAATATGCACTGAGCCCGTCTTTCGCAAACCGTCGAAAGTCCCAAATAGCGGCATCAGTGCACAGCACGTAATCATTCGTTACCACAGATTCATTACCACAGACACAGTTCATCTACCACAGAATGCTTTCAAAAGAGCTGAATTGTCGTGAAGATTTGAAGGTTTAACAGTCGCAGTGCCCGCCCGCATTCACCcgaaaattgacatttaaCTCCCTGGTCCGACGTCACCAACTaccaaaaactcaaaatcatTTTGGCTTGTAAAGGCTCGAAATCAAAAGACACGATggcaaaatagaaaaatcgtCCCGAGTTTAAGTCCAGTCGAGAAAACAGAAATTGTTTCGTGACagtcctttatttttttgcattttcgtcGTCTCGAAACGAGATTCAAAAAGGTCAGTCCCATCCGTTTTCTTTGATCATATGTGCTAGTTCGATGATGAATTTGCCCTCTTTGTACTTCTGGCTGGACTCGAAGGCGTGCTCCTtcgaagaagaaaaaaattttcaattacgaCTCAACACCAGGTCTATCGATCCGACTTACATATTTCCAGCCCAAAGTCGTCTTGCAACATTCACAGTATATGTCGGCGACGGCGTGAAGACCCGTTAACAGAACTCTTTCCTCGGCGGGGCCACAACCCACATTCACTctgcaaaatcaaaaatcatgAAAACCGCACGCCCCGTGCCATACGAGCGAATTATCGTACAATTAATATTGAGTT contains:
- the PAN2 gene encoding PAN2-PAN3 deadenylation complex catalytic subunit PAN2, giving the protein MFFDQSGLAVAAPPPDVPELMGIESEYVQTQCILADGGDRFGVSALAFDRYEELLWMGNQGGHVTSYYTGAMQKYTSFQIHATEDVRQVLTINEGVLGLTSSSLRYQIRRGIPVFTHTSANMYEMQCMLQVGATRLLMGGHHGKLIDFNIDLCKEMQVVDVGEPGCVMLRPHSRFVCAGNPLGRIDLRDPNTLNTEHTLETHSGSLSDFDVQGNLLVTCGFSNRHGNLTVDRFLMVYDLRMMRAVTPIQTVLDPLYLRFLPSVSSRLAVVSALGHAQILDTVAFAEPRLCLMQMDSPAMCLTFDISATSQALAFGDSTGSIHLFSSTAQPLFNSYSRMTEHGDPLVTYPSFAIDDFETPLAVIPMPICHDGLSSDWPEHLMKKCYRRPVGVDPEVLRTMKMKGPIGYAPNPRTTRRNQVMYEIDNNKARALNKHDRNAKLDDSEGFIAIPKRYRKIDVKYNKLGTDECQFDQFNKTGHTGLEATLPNAYCNAMIQVLYYIEPIRAVLLSHLCNKEFCLSCELGFLFHMLRTSSNNSPCQPANFLRAFRTIPEASALSLVYSDLPPDQKTKINLGALIQSWNRFIIHQLHVELAEAKKKNTERKNNKTPFSYNVTDFPAIDDRKKCSASEVNANMEQEKRDSESEIIQLLGAKQIQKHSCLKCKLEVKKESILLVCNLIYPTNEPERDEWSFCDILTRSLCSQQTTPAWCEECKKFAPTQQTRVLQSLPKLLAINTGLHNPQHKQFWQSQMDKVVAKVTENAAPPTAPQINSLSSSKPCRYGDHCSRPGCRFRHSFDNVPPPAPVNNPYCSNNWLPHSISIALKEGELIIEKVEDKKEVEGEERVEDELYDLTAVVCYINDPASSEKRNIVALIKVPDSYLSETTQSEHKWYLFNDFSISTVSMQEAVWFSLDWKIPCILYYSSRGILKAKSEISPPISKEVFTEDACIARSWGTSAITFTPLTDNEFPKKGDLVAMDAEFVTLNQEEAELRSDGKMSMIKPSQMSVARITCIRGSGPMEGVPFIDDYISTQEQVVDYLTKFSGIKPGDLDANFSSKHLTTLKSTYTKLRFLLDSGVIFVGHGLKNDFRVINLVVPPEQVADTVHLFHLPHHRMVSLRFLAWHFLGVKIQSETHDSVEDARAALHLYKKYKQLDAQSKVGEALAELYERGKLLNWKVPED
- the Ypel gene encoding protein yippee-like 2 isoform X3; protein product: MVKTFQAYLPQCHRTYSCIHCRAHLANHDELISKSFQGSQGRAYLFNSVVNVGCGPAEERVLLTGLHAVADIYCECCKTTLGWKYEHAFESSQKYKEGKFIIELAHMIKENGWD